A portion of the Parasedimentitalea marina genome contains these proteins:
- the ybeY gene encoding rRNA maturation RNase YbeY encodes MTLDITIDDARWQQAQLETLTTQAVRSTLQHLGLDPETCELSVLACDDPRITDLNGEFRDKPSATNVLSWPAEDLAADLAGGAPECPEPDFTGEIALGDIAISYDTCVREAADAAKPLDDHVRHLIVHGVLHLLGYDHVRDLDATLMESVEVEILGKMGVDNPYTENDSP; translated from the coding sequence ATGACGCTCGACATCACGATAGACGACGCCCGCTGGCAGCAGGCGCAGTTAGAAACCCTGACCACCCAAGCGGTCAGGTCAACTCTGCAACATCTCGGGTTAGACCCGGAAACCTGTGAGCTGTCGGTGTTGGCTTGCGATGATCCGCGCATAACAGATCTAAATGGCGAATTCCGTGACAAACCCTCGGCGACCAATGTCTTAAGCTGGCCGGCCGAAGATTTGGCGGCTGATCTCGCAGGCGGTGCCCCGGAATGCCCTGAACCTGATTTCACAGGTGAAATCGCGCTTGGGGACATTGCCATCTCATATGACACCTGTGTCCGCGAGGCTGCGGATGCGGCAAAACCTCTAGATGATCATGTGCGTCATTTGATCGTTCATGGGGTCTTACATCTTCTGGGTTATGATCACGTCCGTGACCTTGATGCCACGCTGATGGAGTCTGTTGAGGTTGAGATACTTGGCAAAATGGGTGTGGATAACCCATATACAGAAAACGACAGCCCTTGA
- a CDS encoding OmpA family protein: MLNFKAKAAFAGLTAATVALTLLTAPLQAQEPRTVVGERYVPTIWVDPDGCEHWVMDDGAEGFMSPHVTPDGKPVCRRGNICGIMPTDQFFATNQHAINSAGKKRLQEFFKSANARTFVIAGHTDSRASDEYNVRLSERRANAVARVGRSVGARISDVRAYGERDPSVPNTSAANMAKNRRVEIYCLR; the protein is encoded by the coding sequence GTGTTGAATTTCAAAGCGAAAGCTGCGTTTGCTGGGCTGACCGCTGCCACGGTCGCTCTGACTTTGTTGACAGCGCCGTTGCAAGCGCAGGAGCCGCGTACAGTCGTTGGCGAGCGCTATGTGCCAACGATCTGGGTTGACCCGGATGGATGCGAGCATTGGGTGATGGATGACGGCGCCGAAGGCTTCATGTCGCCACATGTGACACCGGATGGCAAACCCGTTTGCCGTCGGGGTAATATTTGCGGCATCATGCCGACAGATCAGTTTTTTGCGACCAACCAGCATGCGATTAATTCTGCCGGCAAGAAACGCCTGCAAGAGTTCTTCAAGTCGGCCAATGCACGCACCTTTGTTATTGCAGGTCACACGGATAGCCGGGCGTCGGACGAATATAATGTCCGCTTGTCTGAACGGCGCGCCAACGCAGTTGCGCGTGTCGGCAGGTCAGTCGGTGCACGTATTTCGGACGTTCGGGCCTATGGTGAACGCGACCCAAGCGTGCCAAATACCAGTGCCGCAAACATGGCAAAGAACCGCCGTGTTGAAATTTATTGCCTGCGCTGA
- a CDS encoding transporter associated domain-containing protein, producing the protein MDDIDGSSNAAHSAQQNEISRAAKPEAPQAASFWGRFFGKLTRSDAETAAPVNGHALPQMQPHGIINLSRMRVEDVAIPTAEIVAVPISIPMDELVSVFRDSGLTRIPVYEGTLDTPLGFAHLKDFALTHGFNSDDRVFDLALMLRPLLFVPPSMPIGVLLSKMQTERRHMALVIDEYGGVDGLLTIEDLIEQVVGEIEDEHDAGEDQTWVKERPGCYIAQARTPLDEFEAEIGRSLTNHEDVDEEDIDSLGGLVFMLSGRVPTRGEVVIHPDGPEFEVVDADPRRVKRLRVRLPDEAA; encoded by the coding sequence ATGGACGACATCGACGGAAGTTCTAACGCGGCGCATAGCGCGCAGCAGAACGAAATAAGCAGGGCGGCTAAACCTGAAGCCCCGCAAGCGGCCAGTTTTTGGGGTCGCTTCTTTGGAAAACTGACCCGGTCAGATGCGGAAACTGCGGCTCCTGTTAACGGCCATGCGCTGCCGCAAATGCAACCGCACGGCATAATCAACCTGTCGCGCATGCGGGTCGAGGACGTGGCAATTCCAACCGCTGAAATTGTCGCGGTGCCGATTTCCATTCCGATGGATGAGCTGGTGAGCGTGTTCCGCGACAGTGGTCTGACCCGAATTCCAGTTTATGAGGGGACTCTGGACACGCCTCTGGGGTTTGCACACCTCAAGGACTTTGCCCTCACCCATGGTTTCAATTCGGATGACCGTGTCTTTGATCTGGCTCTGATGTTGCGTCCCTTGCTGTTCGTGCCACCGTCGATGCCCATTGGGGTCCTCTTGTCCAAGATGCAGACAGAACGGCGCCATATGGCGCTGGTGATTGACGAATATGGCGGTGTCGACGGGTTGTTGACCATTGAGGACCTGATTGAACAGGTGGTCGGCGAGATTGAAGATGAACACGACGCCGGTGAGGATCAAACCTGGGTCAAAGAACGGCCTGGCTGCTACATTGCTCAAGCCCGGACACCGCTTGATGAGTTCGAGGCTGAGATCGGTCGATCTTTGACCAACCACGAAGATGTCGACGAAGAAGATATCGATTCTCTGGGTGGGCTGGTGTTCATGCTGTCAGGCCGGGTCCCAACCCGGGGCGAGGTCGTGATCCATCCCGATGGCCCGGAATTCGAAGTTGTGGACGCCGATCCGCGCCGTGTCAAACGGTTGCGGGTTCGGTTGCCGGACGAAGCTGCGTGA
- a CDS encoding enoyl-ACP reductase FabI gives MSGALQGKRGLIMGVANERSIAWGIAKAMAEAGAELAFTYQGEAFGKRLEPLAQRVGSDFMVDVDVTDDASLDTAFEQLGARWPTIDFVVHAIAYSDKNELTGRFLDTSRANFKNSLDISAYSFIEVARRAHPLMVDNGGTLLTLTYQGSNRVCPSYNVMGVAKAALESATRYLANDLGPEGIRVNAISPGPMKTLAGAAIGGARKTYKHTDQNAPLRSNATLEAVGGTAVYLASDAGACTTGEILRVDGGFHVLGMPQPDHL, from the coding sequence ATGTCTGGAGCACTACAGGGCAAACGCGGCCTTATCATGGGCGTCGCCAACGAACGCTCGATTGCCTGGGGCATTGCCAAAGCGATGGCCGAAGCTGGCGCCGAACTGGCCTTCACCTATCAGGGCGAGGCCTTTGGCAAGCGACTAGAGCCACTGGCGCAGCGTGTTGGCAGTGATTTCATGGTCGACGTTGATGTCACCGATGATGCGTCTTTGGATACGGCATTCGAACAGCTTGGCGCCCGCTGGCCCACGATTGATTTTGTGGTGCACGCGATCGCCTATTCCGACAAGAACGAGCTGACCGGCCGGTTCCTGGATACCAGCCGGGCCAACTTTAAAAACTCGCTGGATATTTCGGCCTATTCTTTCATCGAGGTGGCCCGCCGGGCGCATCCCCTGATGGTCGACAATGGCGGCACATTGCTGACCTTGACCTATCAGGGCTCTAACCGGGTCTGCCCCAGCTATAACGTGATGGGTGTGGCCAAGGCGGCGCTGGAATCCGCAACCCGGTATCTGGCCAACGATCTGGGCCCCGAGGGCATTCGTGTCAATGCGATCTCACCCGGACCGATGAAAACCCTGGCCGGGGCTGCCATTGGTGGCGCGCGCAAGACCTATAAGCACACCGACCAGAACGCACCGCTGCGCTCAAACGCGACGCTGGAAGCGGTGGGCGGCACTGCGGTCTACCTGGCCTCGGATGCGGGGGCCTGCACCACGGGCGAGATTTTGCGGGTGGATGGTGGCTTCCATGTCTTGGGCATGCCGCAACCTGATCACCTGTAA
- the fabB gene encoding beta-ketoacyl-ACP synthase I — MRRVVVTGLGIVSSIGNNAAEVLASLKAGKSGIVASPSMTEHGFRSQVAGTLKIDTKELVDKRTLRFMGDGAAYAHIAMSQAIADAGLSEDQVVNTRTGLVAGSGGPSTSAMLTAHQVVAKTGATKRIGPFAVPKCMSSTISANLATAFKIKGINYSITSACSTSLHCIGNAAEQIMMGKQDVMFAGGGEELDWTLSCLFDAMGAMSSKKNDDPAAASRAFDANRDGFVISGGGGIVVLEDLDHAVARGAKIYAEVTGFAATSDGHDMVAPSGEGGERAMRLALESLPEGRKVSYINAHGTSTPVGDVGEVEAVRRVFGEGSTPPISSTKSMTGHAQGAAGALEAIFCLLMLDNDFITPSINVDELDPAINEGEIATAYVEDAGLDSVMTNSFGFGGTNGSMILSKYKG, encoded by the coding sequence ATGCGTCGTGTCGTCGTCACCGGACTGGGAATTGTCTCCTCTATCGGGAATAATGCCGCCGAGGTTCTGGCCTCGCTCAAGGCAGGTAAATCTGGCATCGTCGCCAGCCCCTCAATGACCGAACACGGCTTTCGCAGCCAGGTGGCCGGTACGCTGAAGATCGACACCAAGGAACTGGTGGACAAACGCACCCTGCGGTTCATGGGGGATGGCGCGGCCTATGCGCATATCGCGATGAGCCAGGCCATTGCCGACGCAGGTCTGTCCGAAGATCAGGTGGTCAACACCCGCACCGGTCTGGTGGCTGGCTCCGGCGGCCCATCCACCAGCGCTATGCTGACGGCGCATCAGGTGGTTGCCAAAACCGGCGCCACCAAACGCATTGGGCCCTTTGCGGTACCAAAATGCATGAGCTCGACCATCTCGGCCAATCTGGCGACAGCGTTCAAGATCAAGGGTATCAACTACTCGATCACCTCGGCCTGTTCGACCTCGCTGCACTGTATCGGCAACGCGGCCGAGCAGATCATGATGGGCAAGCAGGACGTGATGTTTGCCGGCGGCGGTGAAGAGCTGGACTGGACCCTGTCGTGTCTGTTCGACGCCATGGGCGCGATGTCATCGAAGAAAAACGACGATCCGGCTGCAGCCAGCCGTGCCTTTGATGCCAACCGCGATGGTTTTGTCATCTCGGGCGGTGGCGGCATCGTGGTGCTGGAAGATCTGGACCACGCCGTTGCGCGCGGCGCGAAAATCTACGCCGAAGTCACTGGCTTTGCCGCAACATCCGACGGCCACGACATGGTGGCCCCATCCGGCGAAGGTGGCGAACGCGCCATGCGCCTGGCACTGGAAAGCCTGCCCGAAGGTCGCAAGGTCAGTTACATCAACGCCCACGGCACCTCGACCCCGGTTGGCGATGTTGGCGAAGTGGAAGCGGTCCGTCGTGTGTTTGGCGAGGGCAGCACCCCGCCGATTTCATCCACCAAGTCGATGACCGGCCACGCACAGGGTGCCGCTGGCGCGCTTGAGGCTATCTTCTGTCTGCTGATGCTGGACAATGATTTTATCACGCCGTCGATCAACGTCGACGAGCTGGATCCGGCCATCAACGAGGGCGAGATTGCAACCGCCTATGTTGAAGATGCCGGTCTGGACAGCGTCATGACCAACAGCTTTGGCTTTGGCGGCACCAATGGATCGATGATCCTGAGCAAGTACAAAGGGTAA
- a CDS encoding PhoH family protein, with the protein MALGALDTSPEHPAGHEILLEFPDNRLLIDLCGEFDRNLTDIEQALKVQIVRRGNQLLVIGEDAVRQRAVTVLQTLYQRLEGGRIVESADVDRELRMKPPQDPPSGGQFEMFKGGHVEIKTRKKLVEPRTDAQKAYVQSLFAHELAFGIGPAGTGKTYLAVAVGVSMFITGHVDKIILSRPAVEAGEKLGYLPGDMKDKVDPYMQPLYDALNDFLPGKQLAKLLEEKRIEIAPLAFMRGRTLSNAYVVLDEAQNATTMQMKMFLTRLGEGSRMVITGDRTQIDLPRNVPSGLQDAERLLTSIPKVSFNYFTSRDVVRHPLVAAIIEAYEADDKA; encoded by the coding sequence TTGGCCCTCGGCGCCCTAGACACATCGCCAGAACACCCGGCAGGTCACGAAATACTGCTGGAATTCCCTGATAACCGATTGCTGATCGACCTCTGCGGTGAGTTTGACCGCAATTTGACCGATATCGAACAGGCCCTCAAAGTACAGATCGTGCGACGCGGCAATCAACTCTTGGTGATTGGCGAGGACGCAGTGCGTCAGCGCGCCGTGACCGTGTTGCAAACATTGTACCAACGATTGGAAGGCGGTCGAATAGTGGAAAGTGCTGATGTAGATCGTGAACTTCGAATGAAGCCACCACAGGACCCGCCTAGTGGCGGCCAGTTCGAGATGTTCAAGGGCGGCCATGTCGAAATCAAGACGCGCAAAAAGCTGGTTGAACCGCGCACCGATGCTCAAAAAGCCTATGTTCAGTCGCTGTTCGCGCATGAACTAGCCTTTGGGATCGGACCGGCCGGCACAGGCAAGACCTATTTGGCGGTTGCGGTGGGTGTCTCCATGTTCATCACCGGCCATGTAGATAAAATCATTCTGTCGCGACCGGCGGTTGAGGCCGGCGAGAAGCTTGGCTACCTGCCGGGTGACATGAAAGACAAGGTCGACCCCTACATGCAGCCGCTCTATGATGCGCTGAATGATTTTCTGCCCGGCAAGCAATTGGCCAAACTGCTGGAAGAAAAGCGGATCGAGATCGCACCACTGGCCTTCATGCGCGGTCGCACTCTAAGCAATGCCTATGTGGTGTTGGACGAAGCCCAGAATGCCACAACCATGCAAATGAAAATGTTCCTGACGCGCCTGGGCGAGGGATCGCGCATGGTGATCACCGGCGACCGGACCCAAATTGACTTGCCGCGCAATGTCCCATCCGGGCTTCAGGATGCTGAACGCCTGCTGACCTCAATTCCGAAAGTCAGCTTTAATTACTTCACGTCTCGCGACGTGGTTCGTCATCCGCTTGTCGCCGCCATCATCGAGGCCTATGAGGCAGATGACAAAGCCTGA
- a CDS encoding phytanoyl-CoA dioxygenase family protein, translated as MVHSLITQDHIDQFQRDGVVFIKGLFAKEVEALRAGVAFNMENPGPYASDNFKEGQSGRFFDDYCNWDRIPDFKQVIETSPAAEVAADLMLSKSVQMFHDHVLVKEPGTSMATPWHQDEPYYFVEGAQNVSFWSPLDQVDQATLRCVAGSHKWEKPVLPTCWVSEEGFYADEGQYMPVPDPDAEGMTVLEYKMEPGDAVAFNYKILHGARGNTSTTRRRAFSLRLVGDDARYVERPGRTSPPFPGHDMVSGQRLREDWFPVLWQR; from the coding sequence ATGGTTCACTCGCTTATCACCCAGGACCACATCGATCAGTTCCAGCGAGATGGGGTGGTCTTTATCAAAGGATTGTTTGCCAAAGAAGTCGAAGCCCTACGGGCCGGCGTTGCTTTCAACATGGAAAACCCAGGTCCCTATGCGTCGGACAACTTCAAAGAGGGCCAATCCGGCCGCTTTTTTGACGATTATTGCAACTGGGACCGTATTCCAGATTTCAAGCAGGTGATTGAAACCTCACCAGCGGCGGAGGTTGCGGCCGATCTGATGTTATCGAAATCGGTGCAGATGTTTCATGATCATGTCTTGGTCAAAGAGCCAGGGACCTCAATGGCGACGCCTTGGCATCAGGACGAGCCTTACTACTTTGTTGAAGGCGCGCAAAACGTCAGCTTCTGGTCGCCGCTGGATCAAGTGGATCAAGCGACGTTGCGTTGTGTGGCGGGTTCACACAAATGGGAAAAGCCGGTCTTGCCTACCTGCTGGGTCTCGGAGGAAGGGTTTTATGCCGATGAAGGGCAATATATGCCGGTACCTGACCCTGATGCCGAGGGTATGACTGTCTTGGAATATAAGATGGAGCCCGGCGACGCCGTTGCTTTCAACTATAAGATTTTACATGGGGCGCGGGGCAATACCAGCACGACTCGGCGGCGTGCGTTCTCGCTGCGATTGGTCGGAGATGACGCCCGTTATGTTGAGCGTCCCGGCCGGACTTCGCCGCCGTTTCCCGGCCATGATATGGTGTCAGGCCAACGTCTGCGCGAAGATTGGTTTCCGGTCTTGTGGCAGCGGTGA
- the irrA gene encoding iron response transcriptional regulator IrrA → MTPNSVKIATNWLETAGLRPTRQRVSLAELLVGDGNHRHVTAESLYGSAQTEGAAVSLATVYNTLRAFCEAGVLQEITVDGSKSYFDTNTHDHPHFYWEDEGRLSDAPADQLVIQQLPDAPEGVEIASVDVVIRLRRV, encoded by the coding sequence ATGACGCCAAACAGCGTGAAAATCGCAACCAACTGGCTGGAGACAGCCGGATTGAGGCCAACGAGACAGCGCGTTTCATTGGCTGAATTGCTGGTCGGTGATGGCAATCATCGCCACGTCACTGCCGAAAGCCTGTATGGCTCTGCCCAAACCGAAGGGGCTGCGGTCTCGCTGGCAACGGTCTACAACACATTGCGCGCCTTTTGCGAGGCGGGGGTGTTGCAGGAAATCACTGTTGATGGGTCGAAAAGCTATTTTGACACCAATACCCACGATCACCCACATTTCTATTGGGAAGACGAGGGGCGATTGTCAGATGCGCCTGCGGACCAACTGGTCATTCAGCAGCTGCCAGACGCGCCAGAGGGTGTCGAGATTGCCTCGGTTGATGTGGTGATCCGCCTGCGCCGGGTCTAA
- the lnt gene encoding apolipoprotein N-acyltransferase encodes MTALRLVNVPAFLRYGSALLTVALGAVLAQALAPVQFLWGIPVALALVCVQFLRVNSARAGAGIGWLFGLGYFAVGMSWIVEPFQIDPDRYAWMAPYALVFLAAGLALFWGLAFGLAAKVSRRGLRVCALITAWSLAEFGRAYLFSGLPWAAFGQFWIDTPAAVLLPWFGPHGLALLTLAATLPLAVARQKPVMAFAPFLFGVVMLWSLPEPPAAVLSSKIVRLVQPNAPQDQKWHPEYRWGFVRRQLSYTSAQPRPDLIVWPETAVPQLLNSADDTLAAIAGAADGVPVITGIQRRQDQRYFNSLVALDVSGAPNQIYDKAHLVPFGEYVPFGNVLARFGIAGFASQFGSGYSAGAGPQILDLGIGKALPLICYEAVFPQLLNAAPDRADMLIQITNDAWFGTYSGPYQHLVQARMRAAEQGLPMIRVANTGVSAMIDGYGRIRENLPLGEAGFVDAQLPDPLSPTLYSRTGDMPVFVLLLLLAGILAARNRFLTAF; translated from the coding sequence ATTACAGCTCTGCGCCTGGTCAATGTGCCGGCCTTTCTACGGTATGGCTCCGCGCTGCTAACCGTGGCGCTTGGTGCAGTTCTGGCGCAGGCCCTGGCTCCTGTGCAGTTCCTTTGGGGTATTCCAGTGGCGCTGGCCCTGGTTTGCGTGCAGTTTCTACGGGTGAACTCGGCCAGGGCTGGAGCGGGGATTGGTTGGCTTTTTGGTCTTGGATATTTTGCTGTTGGCATGTCCTGGATCGTCGAGCCATTTCAGATTGATCCGGATCGCTATGCCTGGATGGCGCCGTATGCTTTGGTGTTTCTGGCGGCTGGACTGGCCCTGTTCTGGGGCTTGGCCTTTGGACTTGCGGCCAAAGTATCACGCCGCGGCCTTCGCGTTTGCGCCTTGATCACTGCCTGGTCTCTGGCCGAGTTTGGCCGGGCCTATCTGTTTAGCGGCTTGCCTTGGGCCGCCTTTGGTCAGTTCTGGATCGATACCCCAGCTGCCGTCTTGCTGCCTTGGTTTGGGCCCCACGGGCTTGCGCTATTGACACTGGCCGCGACGCTGCCGCTGGCAGTGGCCAGACAAAAACCAGTGATGGCATTTGCCCCGTTCCTGTTTGGGGTGGTGATGCTCTGGTCGCTACCAGAACCGCCTGCGGCTGTTTTATCATCCAAAATCGTGCGGCTGGTGCAACCCAACGCGCCACAGGACCAAAAATGGCACCCTGAGTATCGCTGGGGATTTGTGCGCCGCCAATTGTCCTATACCAGTGCTCAGCCGCGGCCGGACTTGATCGTCTGGCCTGAGACCGCAGTGCCGCAGCTTTTGAACTCTGCGGATGACACGCTTGCCGCGATTGCCGGTGCGGCGGACGGGGTTCCGGTGATCACCGGCATCCAGCGTCGTCAGGATCAGCGGTACTTCAATTCTTTGGTGGCGCTGGATGTGTCTGGTGCGCCTAATCAGATATACGACAAGGCTCATCTGGTGCCATTTGGTGAATATGTGCCCTTTGGCAACGTTTTGGCGCGGTTTGGCATTGCCGGTTTTGCCTCGCAATTTGGATCTGGCTATTCCGCAGGGGCTGGCCCCCAGATCCTGGATCTGGGGATCGGCAAAGCCCTGCCGTTGATCTGCTACGAGGCAGTGTTCCCACAGCTGTTAAATGCGGCACCCGATCGGGCTGATATGTTGATCCAGATCACCAATGACGCCTGGTTCGGCACCTACTCAGGGCCATACCAGCATCTTGTACAGGCGCGAATGCGGGCGGCTGAACAAGGGCTGCCGATGATCCGGGTGGCCAATACCGGGGTCTCGGCGATGATTGATGGTTATGGCCGCATTCGCGAAAACCTGCCCTTGGGAGAGGCGGGTTTTGTCGATGCACAACTGCCAGATCCGCTGTCGCCCACCCTGTATAGTCGCACTGGTGATATGCCTGTGTTTGTCTTGCTGCTTCTGCTGGCAGGAATTCTCGCTGCGAGAAACAGGTTTCTTACGGCATTCTAA
- the miaB gene encoding tRNA (N6-isopentenyl adenosine(37)-C2)-methylthiotransferase MiaB codes for MSAPKKLFIKTYGCQMNVYDSERMAEALGGQGYVEAKTADDADMILLNTCHIREKAAEKVYSELGRMKRLKVAKPDLKIGVAGCVAQAEGEEIMRRQPAVDLVVGPQSYHRLPEMETKIRAGEKALDTDFPEEDKFEALKNRPKSKRGPTAFLTVQEGCDKFCAFCVVPYTRGAEVSRPADRILTETRELVERGVREITLLGQNVNAYHGAGANGDLTLAQLIWELNKIDGLARIRFTTSHPNDMTDDLIEAHGTCDKLMPYLHLPVQSGSDTILKRMNRSHTAESYLRVVEKIRAARPDILLSGDFIVGFPEETEADFQATMDLVEEVKYGTAYSFKYSTRPGTPAAERPQIDDIEASERLQRLQTLLSHQQREIQNSMVGREVGVLFEKPGRLEGQMGGKSDYLHAVHVDNCDKQVGDLARVRIVSSSTNSLAGELIR; via the coding sequence ATGAGCGCCCCGAAAAAGCTGTTTATCAAGACCTATGGCTGTCAGATGAATGTCTATGACAGCGAACGCATGGCCGAGGCGCTGGGCGGGCAAGGTTATGTGGAAGCCAAAACCGCAGATGACGCGGATATGATCCTGTTGAACACCTGCCACATCCGCGAGAAAGCTGCTGAGAAGGTCTATTCCGAATTGGGCCGCATGAAGCGGCTGAAGGTGGCGAAGCCCGATTTGAAAATTGGTGTGGCTGGCTGTGTCGCTCAGGCGGAAGGCGAAGAAATCATGCGCCGTCAGCCGGCAGTGGATCTGGTCGTTGGGCCACAGAGCTATCATCGGCTACCAGAAATGGAGACTAAGATCCGCGCCGGAGAAAAGGCGTTGGATACTGATTTTCCAGAAGAAGACAAATTCGAGGCATTGAAGAACCGTCCTAAATCCAAACGCGGCCCGACTGCGTTTTTGACTGTGCAGGAAGGCTGCGACAAGTTCTGTGCGTTCTGTGTGGTTCCCTACACACGCGGTGCCGAAGTGAGCCGCCCCGCCGATCGTATTCTGACTGAAACGCGCGAGCTGGTTGAACGCGGGGTGCGCGAAATCACTTTGCTAGGGCAGAATGTCAACGCTTATCACGGGGCTGGCGCCAACGGTGACCTGACCCTGGCGCAATTGATTTGGGAATTGAATAAGATCGATGGGCTGGCACGGATCCGGTTTACCACCTCGCATCCCAACGACATGACGGATGATTTGATCGAGGCGCATGGAACCTGTGACAAGCTAATGCCCTATCTGCATTTGCCGGTGCAGTCTGGATCAGACACCATTCTGAAGCGCATGAACCGCAGTCACACTGCCGAGAGCTATCTGCGCGTGGTTGAGAAAATCCGGGCCGCACGGCCTGATATTTTGCTGTCGGGAGATTTCATTGTTGGTTTCCCGGAAGAGACTGAGGCTGATTTCCAGGCAACAATGGATTTGGTCGAAGAAGTCAAATACGGTACGGCTTATTCCTTTAAATACTCTACCCGACCGGGCACGCCAGCTGCTGAACGGCCACAGATAGATGATATCGAGGCCTCGGAGCGTTTGCAGAGGCTTCAGACCCTACTGAGCCACCAGCAACGGGAAATTCAAAATAGTATGGTCGGCCGCGAAGTCGGCGTTCTGTTTGAAAAACCAGGGCGACTAGAGGGTCAAATGGGTGGGAAATCAGATTACCTGCATGCCGTTCACGTCGACAATTGTGACAAGCAGGTCGGCGATTTGGCCCGGGTTCGCATTGTTTCGTCATCGACAAATTCGCTGGCAGGAGAGCTGATCCGCTAA
- a CDS encoding LysR family transcriptional regulator has protein sequence MLYLTLRHYEYATAVAHHGSLSAAAQALHVSQPALSNALTRIEEHLGHALFLRRRGAALVLTPQGREFAAQAQTLLDQAAVLETPNMTPPGMRRLSLGCFTDLAPFLLTPALKILRSALPGVQIDFHADPFETLISALTKSEIDMALSYDLGLDSSFNRHELGRIAPHALMPPDHPLALQTSVTLADLTDHPLILSQEGLSLQHMLSLFKSKGLVPKVACRTASLELSRSLAANGEGVGVSYSLPPGRFSYDGKPLAIVPISDPEAEEPIVLVSHVQAPADTVIGTAQAALAGQLMAV, from the coding sequence ATGTTATACCTTACCCTGCGCCATTACGAATACGCCACTGCCGTTGCGCACCACGGCAGCCTATCTGCAGCCGCCCAGGCGCTGCACGTCAGCCAACCGGCTCTATCGAATGCTTTGACCCGAATCGAAGAACACCTGGGGCATGCGCTTTTCTTACGTCGGCGAGGGGCTGCATTGGTGCTCACACCGCAAGGACGCGAATTTGCAGCGCAAGCGCAGACCCTGCTGGATCAGGCCGCGGTTTTAGAGACCCCGAACATGACACCCCCCGGCATGCGACGCCTTAGCCTTGGCTGCTTTACAGACCTGGCGCCCTTTTTACTGACCCCGGCGCTGAAAATCCTGCGCAGCGCCCTGCCCGGCGTTCAGATCGACTTTCACGCTGACCCGTTTGAAACATTGATTTCTGCTTTGACCAAAAGCGAGATCGACATGGCACTGAGTTATGATCTGGGTCTGGACAGCAGCTTTAATCGCCACGAGCTGGGCCGCATTGCACCCCATGCGCTGATGCCCCCCGATCACCCACTGGCTTTACAGACCTCAGTGACGCTAGCCGACCTGACGGACCACCCCTTGATCTTGTCGCAGGAAGGGCTGTCGCTGCAGCACATGCTCTCCCTGTTCAAGTCAAAAGGCCTGGTGCCAAAAGTCGCCTGCCGCACCGCCTCGCTCGAACTCTCCAGAAGCCTTGCCGCCAATGGCGAAGGGGTTGGGGTCAGCTACAGCCTGCCTCCGGGCAGATTTAGCTATGATGGTAAACCATTGGCCATTGTACCGATCTCAGATCCCGAGGCCGAGGAACCCATTGTTCTGGTTAGCCATGTTCAGGCCCCAGCCGACACCGTGATCGGTACCGCACAAGCGGCGCTTGCCGGTCAATTAATGGCAGTGTGA
- the fabA gene encoding bifunctional 3-hydroxydecanoyl-ACP dehydratase/trans-2-decenoyl-ACP isomerase — protein sequence MADYPSSFDKDDLLKCARGELFGPGNAQLPAPPMLMMDRITEVSGDGGAHGKGHIVAEFDINPELWFFECHFPGNPIMPGCLGLDGLWQLTGFNLGWRGWQGRGYALGVGEVKLTGMVRPERKMLTYKIDFTKAIQTRRLTMGVADGIVEADGEVIYDVKGMKVALSES from the coding sequence ATGGCCGATTACCCCAGCAGCTTTGACAAAGACGACTTGCTGAAATGCGCCCGTGGCGAATTGTTCGGCCCCGGCAATGCGCAGCTCCCTGCCCCGCCGATGCTGATGATGGACCGCATCACCGAAGTCAGCGGAGATGGCGGTGCCCACGGCAAAGGCCATATCGTGGCTGAGTTCGACATCAACCCCGAGCTGTGGTTCTTTGAGTGCCACTTCCCCGGCAACCCGATTATGCCCGGCTGTCTGGGCCTGGATGGGTTGTGGCAGCTGACCGGCTTTAACCTCGGCTGGCGCGGATGGCAGGGTCGCGGCTATGCACTGGGAGTGGGCGAGGTCAAACTGACCGGCATGGTCCGCCCCGAACGCAAGATGCTGACCTATAAAATCGACTTCACCAAAGCGATCCAAACCCGCCGCCTGACCATGGGTGTCGCTGATGGCATCGTCGAAGCCGACGGCGAAGTGATCTACGACGTCAAAGGCATGAAAGTCGCGCTCAGCGAGAGCTGA